In a genomic window of Bubalus bubalis isolate 160015118507 breed Murrah chromosome 17, NDDB_SH_1, whole genome shotgun sequence:
- the SELPLG gene encoding P-selectin glycoprotein ligand 1, with translation MFLQLLLLLALLGPGSSHQLGNTSKYEPVKVPGEERVPEDDEDYDYIGQTDPPEMLDNITEVPKFLLMVATLGQRESAGPVTPESFILEVSTRDSAVLSATGATTEKLSPKLVTLVPLTRELVTEIPPKVTDPSTELAAATEALSTDPVTTEALSTEPRLTEALSTEPMATEALSTEPRLTEALSTEPAATEALSTEPRLTEALSTEPRLTEALSTEPAATEALSTEPRLTEALSTEPAATESLSTEPKIRETLPTEPATTEAPFREPTTIPALPTDPTTVEALPTRHATTRGLTTALPVASDTPKGTTVAAGDLSDDFTGNKDQSLFPWSSVAPIPAEGVSDPGPVKQCLLAILILALLATIFLVCTVVLAIRLSRKNHLYPVRDYSPSEMVCISSLLPERGEGPAPMPNGDLPKAKDQGRKTGPGEDREGDDLTLRSFLP, from the coding sequence ATGTTTCTGCAACTCCTGCTGCTTCTGGCCCTGCTGGGCCCTGGCAGCAGCCACCAGCTGGGGAACACCAGTAAGTATGAACCTGTGAAGGTCCCAGGTGAGGAGAGAGTCCCAGAAGACGATGAAGACTATGACTATATAGGACAAACGGACCCTCCAGAGATGCTTGACAATATCACTGAGGTCCCCAAGTTTCTGCTTATGGTGGCAACGCTGGGGCAGAGAGAGTCTGCAGGGCCTGTGACTCCTGAGTCATTCATTCTGGAGGTGTCCACAAGGGACTCTGCTGTCCTGAGTGCCACAGGGGCAACCACTGAGAAACTGAGCCCAAAACTGGTCACACTGGTCCCGCTGACCAGAGAACTGGTCACTGAAATCCCTCCCAAAGTGACGGATCCATCCACAGAGCTGGCTGCAGCCACAGAGGCCCTGTCCACGGACCCCGTGACCACAGAGGCCCTGTCCACAGAACCCAGGCTCACAGAGGCCCTGTCCACAGAACCCATGGCCACAGAGGCCCTGTCCACGGAACCCAGGCTTACAGAAGCCCTGTCCACAGAACCTGCGGCCACAGAGGCCCTGTCCACGGAACCCAGGCTTACAGAGGCCCTGTCCACAGAACCCAGGCTTACAGAAGCCCTGTCCACAGAACCTGCGGCTACAGAGGCCCTGTCCACGGAACCCAGGCTTACAGAAGCCCTGTCCACAGAACCTGCAGCCACAGAGTCCCTGTCCACAGAACCCAAAATCAGAGAGACTCTGCCCACGGAAccagccaccacagaagccccttTCAGGGAGCCCACTACCATACCAGCCCTGCCCACAGATCCAACCACTGTGGAGGCCCTGCCCACGAGACATGCTACCACAAGGGGCCTAACCACAGCCCTTCCTGTGGCCTCTGATACTCCTAAGGGCACCACTGTGGCAGCTGGCGACTTGTCTGATGACTTCACTGGGAACAAAGATCAGAGCCTTTTTCCCTGGAGCTCTGTGGCCCCGATCCCTGCAGAGGGCGTGTCAGACCCGGGCCCCGTGAAGCAGTGTCTGCTGGCCATCCTCATCCTGGCCCTGCTGGCCACCATCTTCCTCGTGTGCACCGTGGTGCTGGCCATCCGCCTCTCCCGCAAGAACCACCTGTACCCTGTGCGTGATTACTCCCCCAGCGAGATGGTCTGCATCTCGTCTCTGCTGCCCGAGCGGGGGGAGGGGCCTGCTCCCATGCCCAATGGGGACCTGCCCAAGGCCAAGGACCAGGGCCGGAAGACGGGGCCGGGGGAGGACCGTGAAGGGGATGACCTCACCCTGCGCAGCTTCCTCCCTTAG